DNA from Elaeis guineensis isolate ETL-2024a chromosome 2, EG11, whole genome shotgun sequence:
TTTATAAAATATCCCGTATATAAAATTGTAACTTTCTTGaaagaattttttctttattatccCTTTAGAAACCTATTGTAAATTGAAAGGAATTGCCTGTGGGATCCTTTTAAAACATGAAGCTAACCCAGCTCAATGAGTAGATCACATTTTCAATCCGTGTAAGGTCTTGCAACGCTTTGTTTCAAGATGAGACCTAATTCGAACACCTAATTTTGTTCCAATTGGGTCTGGTTATGGGGGTTGTTTTGATACTTCTTATATGTGATTTTGATTATGAGATCTAAGTGCAAAGTTAGACGTTAGCGCTGATTTTTTGAGCCAGCCGAAGCTTGAtttgacaaaaagaaagaaatagctcAAGATGAGCAAATAAGCCAaatcccttcttcttcctttttttttttttttttttttttttttggagggaaaTCCAAATCCATGTTTTTCTTCAATTTGCATGAGATTCCTCCAAAAATGAGTTATTCAGTAGTCAACTAGTTAAGAAAATAGTCTAACACGAGCCTAAATCAGCCCGTGGAGAGCTTGATGCAGATACAACAAAAACTTCAAGATTAGGCCCAATGCTGCTATTTATTGAATATAACATCAACTTTTATATTCAAGAAGATTGTACGTAATTTTTGGAATCTAATCGAAGTTATTACCAAACTTGTTGGGTGTGATATTCTTTGTGCTCATTCTAGTAAAGATTTCTTTTATGTTGCTCATTTTTCTTAGGGACTTCTCAACTAAAGTTACAAGCAATGCAACTAAGATAAATTTGTTGAGCATTTATTGAGTTTATAAATTCTTGCAAGGCAAACAAAGATCTTTTTCCTCGAGCGGAATGAGTGAAGCGAGCGGAGGGAAAAAGATCCCCTCTGCAGActaacctatatatatatatcttgtaTATCTAAAAGAAGAGAGTAATTGAGTATTCTAGATATTAGATGCATTAGAGGTTAGGATTTGAAAAGAAACCTTGTACTCCATAATGaagtttttatagtgaagtttctaTACCATATCTGCTCATGGATATAGGTCAATTGACTGAACCATATAAATAcagtgtattttatttttttcttttctctttcttgttCCGTTATTCTTTCTATCTATCAAAATATAGATCAATGTAGGGACCGAAAGAACCATAATTAGATACTTGCACAACCTCAGATATTTATTTTGAAGGCCAACAAGCCAGAACGGATAAGGGGGATAAGCTCGGGCCACTTGAATGCACAATTTTCTTTGAAAGAAGGCTTACGTATGGCTAACCCATTTCATTAATGGTCGAAGATTACAAataagtaaacaagagaaaagagaaaaaggaagacaaAGGAGAGAATGGGTGAAGATAGAAAGTGTAAGACTGTCAGAATTTGTGGGAAGGAGGAATACATTTGTCAAAAATAAGAGATATATATGCATCTATATCGGAGTGTAAACCTATGAACTAATGTTACAAATCAAACATAATATTCGATTGGTTGCTATGCTGACTTTAGAATATGGTTGAACGAGGACATTTATAACAACATAACAAGTTACAGACTGGATCCACGGTGAAGATCCACACGTTATCTACattaaatatatttgaaagaaTTATCCACGAGTATTGTTGCCTATCTGCCCCATACAGCCCAAACACAATCAAAGATTAGTTGTTTATATTTGGAATTATTGTTTTAACACTCCATCTATCAATAGATGCTTGAGATTAGCTGGATCCATGCAATAGTGTTTATTTTTAGGTAATAATAGATAGGCATGCCTACCAACCATACCAGAATAGATAAAGTTTTCCGCAAAAATCTGCCAGTGGAGGAAGACCCCCTAAAGATAAGAGACAGAGAGCTGAAAAGAGAGCCAAAATAGACCCATGGTCGTGTTGTAGTCCCCATAGCATCAATGGTCATGATCCTTCTGTACATGTTACCAACACCGTGTCATGCCAACTGCGATCCCTTGAATACATACATCTTGCATAACCACTATGCCTATAATACATGGAGTGGAATTCTTTGGAGGTCTCCTCTGTCTTCACCTGGGCAAGTTTCAATGACCATTCCTTGGAGGCTCCTTTCATTTTTACTATATCGGTCTCCAATTTAAAATTTCCAACCCATTCTTCATCTAGTCCATAAAATTTTTCTGTCAGCTAATTACTTGATCCTGAAATTTGAGGTCCAGATCATGTAGTTGGATGGATAAGCTAATCGAGACGACAGCTGAATTAATTAAATGATAGGCAGTTTTCCCCAACAACTTTGAGCAATCTTTATTATACTAGGAAGTTGACCAACCACCTGATCTCAAGTAAGCTCTAAGGAAAAGGGCCAACAACTCTTCTAACACATATGCTTACATGGTATAAGTGTCCATCAAAGTTTCAAGTTTGGCCAAGTCTATCTACTTTAGAATTTGACCATTGATGCTTCTCAATGTATAACAGGGTTCCGAAACTAAAATTGGATATTGGTGCAAGAGTTAAACAATGTAGCTCTATTTTATGCTGCTAATTAATATCACAACATAACAATAAAAATGTTCTATCATAGCGTTATAGCATTGGCTTGACCACTACTAATGTTCACCTACACATCATGTGCTCCATCATTCCCCGAACAACGCATGGAACGAAGGAACTGAGTAGGGAATGAAGCGGTAACGGATAACGACACTCTTGAATTTTTATTGAATTAGGTGCAGTTTTGGTAGTCCAGACCCAACTGGCCAACATACCTAATAATTGCCTAATATTTCTTCATTGCCATATCAAGTGGAGAATAGCAAAACAAACCAAACAGGGACTGAACAAAGCAAACAaaacaaagaaactactgaaaaGGACGGCAACAACAATCCCTCAAATATCACTGCCCCATGGCATCCAGCTGCAAAATATGAAAGAATCCAGTTGGAGGATTGAGGCTGAATCAAAATCCAAATTTCTATGTCTTGTTGTTAACCAATTGTCCTCTCTAAGGGCATGTTTGCTGCAAACCGCTGTAGAGTGGAACAAAATTTAATTATGTCCCTCAGCGATGGAACTATGGCTCTTGTCTGTTGCGGCTAGAAATCCAAATAATTACTGTGCTTGAGTCACCTTCCGGCAAAATCCTTCGACCGCATTTTGGTTCTTTCCCATGCACCCGTGAGTTCATGGAGCGGAACAGATTGAGCTGTGAAAAGGTGTTGGTTTCAATCATCCAAATAGAATATAAATTTGTCAAAGTCTTGGTGTGCTGTTTGGGTCTAACTGTACTGTGGATGCTTGAGGTTGAATTATCCATTGGGCTCCCTGTGGAGGTCGAACCGGCACTGGAACAGCGGATAAGCTGGTGTTACGTAGCAGTTCCCCAAATAAAAGATGGCCGAACGTATACAGTGATAGTcctctatcctttttttttttttttttgggtaaaagatGGTCCTTTATCATTTACGAACAACTATTAACTGTGACGATAGAAAGAGTCCCCCGAAACCCAGCCAGAATCCAGTGTGGATCATCCAGGGCCAATCCAATGAACTCATTGATTCCGCGTAGAATCTTCACGTGAGCCATTCAAGATGCATATGGGACCCAGATTCCGGACTTGACTCCAACCCGGTTACAAGGCCAGATCCCCAGCCCAAACCGGCATCTAAATGCAATCATCCGGCATTGCCATACAGTCCAAACCTATACGCCAAACCCATAAGAATAAAGACAAACCCatgccccccccacccccccccccccccatatCAGGCGCATGAGATGGAACTTTTGCGGACCCACGAACTGTATGATTGCATCAATCCAAACTATAAAAGCTTTGAAACTTTTTATACATCTTACACTTCAACCGAGTAAAAAGAAGTCTTACAAGAAAATTTCTCGGCACTAATACAAGTCAAAGCAGGAGGAATTAGCACACCGCCAACCCACGCCAACAGCTCCAGAGCGCGGGTTCTCCACGGTGCTGGCACACCATGGACGGTCGCATACAGCCATCCATCGTATGATTGACGGTGCATACGATGCACCACACTCTGCGGTGCTCCGGGATCCACGCTTGCTCTTTTTGACCGTTATCCTGTTTTTCAACTTTTGTTCTTATCCCTATTTGGCACCACCACCTCGGAGGAAATAGTTTTGTCCTCCTCTACCTCTTTACCAGCTGCAATAACAGTCCCCATGGCCGCCCCATTCTCCGTCGCGGCTGCCGCCGCCCGATACCTCGCATATATATCGCCCTTGTAGAAATTTCTCGTCCTCCATACCAATATCAGTGAAACAAAAGCACCAAACACGGTCGCCGCCGTGATAATAATGAAAGAAAGCTTAAAACACTCAACTCCAACGCAAGTCAAGTCCTTGCCGTCAGTCCTCGTTAGTCCACTGTTCTGCTTGTTCGCCTCCCTATCGTATAGGTGACCGGCGACCCTCACGTTCAGTATATACGACCCGATTGGGCTCGCCACGCCGCCAAAGTTGTACAGAGTGGAGTAGTACTTGAGACCGAAGATCTCCGAGATTATAGCGAAGAGTAGCGGCCACTGAGCTCCGAAGCAGAAGCCGATGATCACCGATGCGACGTAGAGAGATTGCGACACACCGAAGGCGATGAGGAGGTGGCCGACGCAGGAGAGGAGGAGAACGAAGGTGAGTGCGAGAGGCCGGGGGAATTTATATTTGGCAAGGATGATCTCAGAGACGAACCCGGCGGTGACCCTGCCGGCATAATTCCATATGCTTATGAGAGAGACGAAGGTCTTGATGCTCCGGTCCGGGTATTCCAACGACTGCCCGATCTGGCCCATGTTGTCGATCGCCGTCAGGGTGCCGCCGACTCCGCAAATGGTGGCGAAGAAGAGGACGAACATGTCGATGCTGAAGAGGGCTTGGAGAATGGAGTAGTCCTCGCCACGCTCCGGAGGCTTGAGGGTGTCGATGACACCAGATATGGCCGATTTCTTCTTAGTAGACGTGGTGGTGGTGGTCGTCGTCGTCGGAATGGTGGATGGGGTGGTGGCCGGGACTTGTTTcggctccggcggcggcggttcTGTAATCGCCGGCTTTTCGACGGATACAGAGAGAGGGGCAGGGTTTTCGAGGGCTTCCTTCTCTTGTCTGAAGATCTTGAGCTCCTCTTTGACGACAACTGcgagagggaggaagaggaggaggaggacgatGACAGCAGCGATGCTGGACTCGGGGCGAGAGAAGGAGAATCGCTGTTCGACGACGATGATGACCATGAGGAAAGTGGCAAGGGCGATGGAGATGTAAAGGAAGCAGTAGAAGGGCTTGGAGGTCTTGTAGGGGACGCTCGCAGCCTTCATGAGCCGGATGGTGCGGACGAAGACGATGGAGATGGCGGCGGGGAGCCACGCGATGAGGAGGACGAGGGACTTGGAGTCGTCGCCGTAGATGGCCGAGTAGAGCTGGGTGAAGATGGCGCCGCTGAGGCCGACGAAGCCCTTGAGGAGGCCGAGCACGACCCCGCGGCTCTCCGGGAAGTTTTTGACGCAGGTTACGAGCGAGCCGGTGTTGGCGAAGGACTGGGAGTTGGCTCCGATACATATGTAGAGACACATCTGCCAGACGGCGGGGCGGGCGATGCGGCCGGTGATGGCGAAGTAGATCATGAGGTAGCCGAAGAGATTCATGACGGAGCCGATGGCGAGAACGACCCAGGGAGGGGTGACCTCGTTGATGAGGCCGGAGAGGATGCCGACGTTGGCGCCGAGGTCCTTGAAGAAGGACAGGGTATTGAGGGTCGACTGGTCATAGCCCAGGGAGGTCTTGATGTCGTTGGAGTAGATGCTGAAGATGTAGGTGGCGCCGGAGGCCGCCATGATAAGGAACGACGCAAAGAACATGAACCATCGCCCCCGAATCACCTGCACCGCCAACCGGAATGCATCTGCTCTTAGTCCACCGGTGGCGCCAACAATTCCTCCGACGAAcaccattttttttgtttttttcttttttaacgaAAGCCGACTCCAAATAGCTAGGAGTAGTTTGAATGAGTATCGATCCCTTTGTACGCACAAAGAGGTCTACAGTTAGCGAGTTTTAGGTTGGGGAAGGGAAGGGGAGTGAGGGGGAGGGGGAACTAATAGTGCATGGAGAATGCAAGTGGTGAGAAGGCGGACCGGGGAGATAATGGAGTCCACATTCGGGTGTGGCGCGTGGGTTGACCAGGCTTCTAGCGAGGAAGGGAAGAGTGGGTAAGTGGGAAAGAGATCGCGGTATTGACTTGAGAGACGGAAACCAAATAGAAATAGAGAGACTGACAGCTACCTTGCTTGAGCCGAGGGATTAGAAAAATCCGCGGACAGCCGGAGGTTGAGGGTTAGAAAAATCCACAAGGCCGGGATAGCGAGGGAGGATGGGACATGGACGGGCGTGTTTTTTTTAGCCTGGCAAAGAAGAAGAGGTAGTCTGTCATTTTAGCTGGAAGCAGCTATGACATCTAGCAAATGTATAGTATTGGCCAGAATAATTTCTTATACAGATAAAGAATCGTAAAGTACCATATTGATTAAGATATTCTTATACAAAATGCACCAATTTAAAAACTCTTCTTCTAGGCAAGAACTATGCAGTCCAAGGATTATGGAGCATCATGCCGAGATTTTTCTATATTATACAataatccaaaatttttcttcatcagCAACAATCATATAGCCTCGGGATTATGGAGAATCAAGCATATTAAGGAATTATTGTATATagtgcaaaaatttaaaaaaatttctatacaTTATGAAATAATAttctatttataaattaatattagcTTTTGATTTTTATGTACTATAAATTTACAAATAAATGAATTATGGCCTTCTGTCACAAATATCTAGTTCCAATAATTCCTTCACATAGAATTATACATAACGTAGGTGGCCGAAATGTTGCCGGTTGTCATGTTTTTAACGTTGTCTTGTTTTGCCGATGATGAGGTATACATTTTTTTTCATGTGGGTCACGCTAAAAGAGATTTTATTGATTTGGCAATTTGGGGTGGAGGTATGCTATGCCCCGCTTACAGTTTAGCCTTACATTGTACCCTGACATGCAAGCGTGCAATCGAACTTTCAGTGGACAGGGTGGACCATTCACGGTGTGTACAGCCAATCAC
Protein-coding regions in this window:
- the LOC105053707 gene encoding protein NUCLEAR FUSION DEFECTIVE 4 is translated as MVFVGGIVGATGGLRADAFRLAVQVIRGRWFMFFASFLIMAASGATYIFSIYSNDIKTSLGYDQSTLNTLSFFKDLGANVGILSGLINEVTPPWVVLAIGSVMNLFGYLMIYFAITGRIARPAVWQMCLYICIGANSQSFANTGSLVTCVKNFPESRGVVLGLLKGFVGLSGAIFTQLYSAIYGDDSKSLVLLIAWLPAAISIVFVRTIRLMKAASVPYKTSKPFYCFLYISIALATFLMVIIVVEQRFSFSRPESSIAAVIVLLLLFLPLAVVVKEELKIFRQEKEALENPAPLSVSVEKPAITEPPPPEPKQVPATTPSTIPTTTTTTTTSTKKKSAISGVIDTLKPPERGEDYSILQALFSIDMFVLFFATICGVGGTLTAIDNMGQIGQSLEYPDRSIKTFVSLISIWNYAGRVTAGFVSEIILAKYKFPRPLALTFVLLLSCVGHLLIAFGVSQSLYVASVIIGFCFGAQWPLLFAIISEIFGLKYYSTLYNFGGVASPIGSYILNVRVAGHLYDREANKQNSGLTRTDGKDLTCVGVECFKLSFIIITAATVFGAFVSLILVWRTRNFYKGDIYARYRAAAAATENGAAMGTVIAAGKEVEEDKTISSEVVVPNRDKNKS